In Streptococcus porcinus, the genomic window CGGTCAACAATACGTACCATTTGAGAGATAACACCCCCAATAACAAATTCATCTTTTACAATCAAAAATTGTAAAACTGAAACAATTACCGTTTCATTTTTGTCTTCATCCTTATCAAGTAATTGAAAGGTTACTTCAAAATTAGTTTCGGGAGTTCCATTTTCCTTCTCCCATTCCAAATTTCTTGCATCATAATGATACTGATTAACAAATTCTTTTTCTCTAATGACTTGCATTTTCTGTTCTCCTTGATAACAATATGACTCATTATAGCATAGTTTCTCAGAATATTAAAGTAGGCTCATTAGTACTTTTTCTGCGGATGTCGGTCAATAATTTCAGGATGAGCCAGTAACGTTTTCTTACCTTTTTCTAATAAACTATAAGACCTCAGTGAAAACTTTCGCCCAAGACTCTCCTCATCATACGCTTGTGCAATAGCCTTCTCTAAGTCTGAGCGTTTCATTTTAGACAACCCTTTAAGGTTTTTTTCTTTTAGAAATTCCTTTAATTGTAAAGCTGATATGTGCTTTAAGGAATCAAAAGCTGAATCAATAACAACATAATCATGAGCAATGAGCCATGCTAATTCCTTATCAGCATCAATCCCATAGGTTGTGTAGAAATATTTATGATGTGGGTTTTCTGTTGTATAAGTGCCAAAGCTAATACGCCAAAGCATAACAATATGACCTGGTAACAGACCTTCTTCTGTTCTTATCATATTTCGCTTTGGAATTGGTTTTTGAATTAAATCTAATTCATATTTGGGATTAATATAAGGTTTTTCAGGATGATTTTCGTATGTCTCATTTATTGTTTTCATAAGCATATTATATCAAAAAATCACCCTAGAAGGGTGATTTTTATTTATCGGTTATACTTTAACGCTGCCCACGCTTGATCAATTCTTAATGTTTCCGAATCAGTATAAGAACCTCTAAAATGATTCCAAACAAGGTTGTTTGTGTCAACCGTTGCAGTCGGTGTCGCCTGAGAGCTAGGAGCTTGTGCAACCACATCATAAGCAGTTAAACCGTAAGTTTGGATAATACTATTGAGCTTGGCATTATAAGATGTATCCGTTGCATATAAACCTGTCAGTGCTGCAGTTGCATCCTGATAAGACAGGGTATTTGAGCGACGCGCACCTGAATATAGAGGTGAACTTAATAAATTAGCGTAATCGTTTAAAGAATCAGCAATGCTTGGATAAGCCCTGAAAGGTTGATCAATTTCGTAGGGGTTCCCTTTGCCATCATCTTCCCAAGTCTTCATTGTTACAGAGCCACCATTGTAAGCACCTTTAATACCAAAAAAGTTATAGTATGGTGCCTGACTGAGGCCTGATTGTCCATTACTTGACTCTAAAATGGCTTGAGCTATCATAACAGAGGCATATAGATCTCTTTCACTAGCTATTTGACTAGCAGTACCAGCAATTTCGTTGATAAAAGCTTGTGTTGGCCCAACTGCAAAACTGTCAGCCTCTACTTTTTTTTCTTTATGTGAAGATTGTACTGCTACAAATGCGGTTACTACTGCTACTAATGCAAAAATCGCCAGTAATAACTTTTTACCTTTCAACTTAGTCATTGCTTCTTTTAATCCTTTTCTATTTCTTGAGTCAAATAATATTATAACACACTAATTTAGTATTTAACTACAATAATGTAATATTTAAATTACCTGATATAAAATTGTAGTCATATTGAAATATTTAACCCTATTATTTAAAATGGGTAATCAAACAAGGTTAACTGATAAGTTGAAATAATTTGATTCAGTTTTTGGTTATAAGTAGTATCTGTTGCATAATGACCAGTGAGAACCTGAGTTGCTTCCTCATAATTTTGTGCCCGACTTTTATGTGTTTTTAGATAAAGAGGATCTGATAAAACCTGGGCATAGTCCTTAAAACCATTTGTTCTCGTTCCATAGTGACGAAATTTAGCATCTATCTTATAGAGGTTCCCTTTGCCATCATCCTCGTTTGTAGGTAAAATAATCGCTTTTCCCTTATAAGATCCTTTAATTCCGAAAAAGTTATAATAGGGCTTTTGACTTAGTTGTGACTGACCATTATTAGATTCCAATATGGCTTGAGCTAACATTACTGAGGTGTATAAATCATTTTTTTGAGCCACAAACTGAGCTGACTTTGCAGCGGTTGACAAAAATAAAATCGTTTGGTTTCCTGCTAGTTTTTTAATACTTTCTCTTTGTGATTGTATGGTAAAAAAGCTGATAATAAAACAGGTCAAAATTAAAAATGAAATACTTACTTGAAAATTTTGTTTCTTAAATTTTGGTTTCCGTCGATAATTCTTTTTAGGCATAACTCTATTTTCCTTATTGTAGTTCTTTAAGTATAACAAAAAACTAGAACCTTAGCAGATTCTAGTTGTACTTAGACAAATATCTTAATTAAAGTTTTTTACGAAGGGCACCAAATAATATACCTGATACTAGGGCACCAATAGCCACAAACACAAGATAAAGAATCGGGTTACTTGTTAAAGCAACTACAAAGATTCCGCCATGAGGAGCCATCAATTTGATTCCTGCTAACCCAACAAGAGCTCCTGTTAGAGCAGATCCTGCAATGAAACTTGGAATTGCACGCGCTGGGTCTGCTGCACCAAATGGAATTGCTCCTTCAGTAATAAAAGATAACCCCATTACAATATTTGTGAGTCCTGACTCACGCTCTTCTTTTGTAAATTTATCTTTAAATAACAATGTCGCTACAAATACCGCTAATGGAGGAACCATTCCTCCTGCCATTACAGCAGCCATTACAACTGATCCACCATTTGCCACGGTCGCTGCTAAGGTTCCTGTACCAAAAACATAAGCCGCCTTATTAACTGGTCCCCCCATATCTACAGCCATCATACCGCCAACTAGTAAGCCCATTAAGACTGCTGAACTACCTGATAATCCTTGTAAAAAATCATTTAAAGCTGTATTGATAGCTGCCATTGGGATGTTTACCAAAAGCATTAAGAAACCAGTGATTAATACTCCAAGTAGAGGGTAAAGTAAGATTGATTTAATCCCTTCAAGTGATCGTGGCAAGCCAGATAGCAACTTCCGAAGAACTAAAATAACACCACCTGCTAAGAAACCACCTACCAAAGCTCCTAAGAAACCAGAAGGAACGC contains:
- a CDS encoding DUF1149 family protein: MQVIREKEFVNQYHYDARNLEWEKENGTPETNFEVTFQLLDKDEDKNETVIVSVLQFLIVKDEFVIGGVISQMVRIVDRLINQPSEFKQDEVEYLAEPLLDMVQRLTYEVTEIALDRPGINLEFKS
- a CDS encoding glycoside hydrolase family 73 protein encodes the protein MTKLKGKKLLLAIFALVAVVTAFVAVQSSHKEKKVEADSFAVGPTQAFINEIAGTASQIASERDLYASVMIAQAILESSNGQSGLSQAPYYNFFGIKGAYNGGSVTMKTWEDDGKGNPYEIDQPFRAYPSIADSLNDYANLLSSPLYSGARRSNTLSYQDATAALTGLYATDTSYNAKLNSIIQTYGLTAYDVVAQAPSSQATPTATVDTNNLVWNHFRGSYTDSETLRIDQAWAALKYNR
- a CDS encoding glycoside hydrolase family 73 protein, translated to MPKKNYRRKPKFKKQNFQVSISFLILTCFIISFFTIQSQRESIKKLAGNQTILFLSTAAKSAQFVAQKNDLYTSVMLAQAILESNNGQSQLSQKPYYNFFGIKGSYKGKAIILPTNEDDGKGNLYKIDAKFRHYGTRTNGFKDYAQVLSDPLYLKTHKSRAQNYEEATQVLTGHYATDTTYNQKLNQIISTYQLTLFDYPF